The window CCCCATTCTGGTAGGACAACTGCTCGCAGTTGTCCTGCGATTTTGGGACACACCCCACCTCGGGCCCCCTTGACGGGATCCGACGCGAAGGGCCATCATAAGGTCAACCGCGCCGCTCCGGTGGGGTTCGCCCTTTCCCCTTCCGATCCGTTCGGGGGGCACAGGCATGGCGGAGTTGACGTGGACAGGGTTTGTGTTGAGCAGCATCGTGGCGGGCATCCTCGGCAACCGGGCCGACGCCGTTTTCTGCAGCCTCTGGCGAACGATTTACGACCGCCTGCGTCGAGGGGATCGTCCGGTCCGCGACCTGCAACAGGCGATCCGCAGAGCCCTCCTTCAAGCTACCCGGAGCCTGCTCTCCGACGCCCTGAGGGAACGGGGCGTGGATGTCCAAAATTTGGTCTCCCGCTTTTCGCGTCGCCTTCCCTTCGGTCAACCGAGAGACGAGGAGAGCCGATGGCTCTGGCGGGCCTATCACGAACTCACCGCCGAGCTGGGCAGGGTTTCCGATGCCGAATATGTGCCGCCGTCGTCGGTTGCGGAAAGCCGGCTGGCCTTCTTGCTGCAACCGCAAGGCGTCGCCGCCGAGGAACGGGGGAAGGAGCTGCGCGAGCGCCTGACGAACGAGTGGCTGCAGGAGCTGAGGGGATGGTTCGGCGAGCCGCCGGAGGTTTTCATCAAGCGGCTGCGGGAGGGATGGCAGCCGCCCGAGGGGGCCGGGCGGGTTTCCTGGTTCGACCTGGTTTGCGCCTTCTTCGCCCATGAAGTCAAACACAACGACGTCGTCTTCCGCATCGTCACCGCGAAGCTGCTGGCGGGCCTGGAGGTGGACGGACGATCCCTGGGCGACGCGTTCCTCGATTACCTGGAAAGGCAGTTCGCGCCTGTTCTGGAACGCCTGGAGGCCGTTCAACGGCAACTGGAGGAGCTGGGGCGGCAGCAGCGGGAGGGCTTCGAGGAGCTGAAAGCGCGACAGGCGGAGCTGACCGCCATCCTGCTGCCGATGCGGGAAACGCAACAGGCGCTGCAGGCGCTGCTCGCGGATGCAGCCGGATGGGTTCGCTGGATCGCGGAGCGCTTCGGCGTCAGCCACGTCGCCGCCTACTTAGACCGCGCGACGCGCCGGTTCCTGTGGGAGAAGTGGGCGCAGGGCTTCGTCGGCCGGAAGGGGGCGATGGAGCGCCTGAACCGCTTCATCGCCGCCAATCCGAACGGGGTCGCCGTCGTCTACGCCCCTGCCGGCTACGGCAAGACCGCTTTCCTGGCCCGCTGGATCCGGCAGGTGGAAGGAAGGTGGATCGGGCCGGCCGGGGATGGCGAGGCCCTCGTGGAAGCCGTTTGCCACTTCTTCAGCACCGCCGTAGCGAAGTCAACGGAGCCGCCCAACGCTTACGCTCACCTGCTCGCCCAGCTGGCCCGCCTGTCCAACTCGCCCTTCCCCATTCCCGACCGGGACGACGAGCGGTGGGCGGCCCTGCACAACCTCCTCGCCGACCGGCGATGGCCCCCGGGCGTCAAAGCGGTCCTCGTCCTGGACGGCCTGGACGAGGCGGAAGGAAAAGTCGAGCCCTTCGTCCCCCGCCCCATCCCCGACGGTCTTTTCGTCATCGTCTCGGGGCGGTGGGACGGCAAGGGCAAGCCGCCCCCTTACCTGAAGGAGTGGGCGAGGTTCGCCGAGTTCATCCCGCTGGAGGCCCTCTCGGAGGAGGAAATCCGGGAGTGGCTGCGGACGACGGGCGAGGGCGAGCTGGCCCAACTGGCCGAAAAAGCGGACTTCGTCCGGACGCTGTGGGAGAAGACCGGCGGGTTCCCGCTGTTCATCCGCTATCTGATGGAAGACCTCGCGCAGGCGGTCCGGCACGGGCGATCGCCCGAGCAGGTCCTGGAGCAAACGCCTTCCGGCTTCTCGGAGTATGTTCAGGAGCAATTCGGACAGCTGGCGAAACTGGTTCGCAACGAAAAGGGGGTTCGGGACTTGTTCGCCTTGTTGACGGTGGCGAAAGGCGCTTTGCGTCAGGACGAGGCGGAGGAGTTGACGGGGCTCTCCGTCTGGGATTTGGAGGGTCTCCCGTATTCAGTCATCCGCTGGTTCTCCATCGGCCGGGACGAGGAACAGGAGACCTACGCCTTCGCCCACCCCCTGCTGGCGGAGGAGTTCCGCCGGCACCTGGGCCGCGAGGCAAAGGAGATGGAGGACCGGCTGCTGCAGTGGTGCGCCGGCTGGCCGGCGCATCCCTCCCCCTACATCCTGCGCCACTACGCCGATCACCTCCACGAGAAGGGGGACCCCGCCCTGTTCCGGCTGGCCCTGGACCCGGCCTTCGCCGAGGCCCAGGCCCGGCATCTCCCCGGCGAGCCCCACCTGCCCCTGAAGACCGTCCGGCTGGCCCTTGAGATGGCCATCCGGTCGGAGGACGCGCCGAGGATGGCGGCGCTGCTGATCGAGCACGCCCGGCGGGCGGGCGGGGAGGAGACGCCCCTGCAGGCGTGGCGGCGGGGGCATCGGGAGCGGGCGCTGCGGATGGCGACGGAGATCCTCTTCGAGCGGGACCCCCGGCTGGGGACGCTCTGGAGCCTGCTGCTGGCCTGGGCGGCGGAAAGCGAGGGCGAGGGGGAGTGGGCCCGGCGCATCCTGGAGGCGGCGCGCAAGCGCTGGGAGGGGGCGAAGCTGGAGAAGTTGGAGGATTGGCAAGGGGAGCTGGCGGCGTTCTGGCTGGGGGAGCTGGGGGCGGTGGAAGGGGCGGCGGAGGCGGCGGGCCTGATGCTGGATGATGCGCACAAGGGGAAGGTGGCGGCGGGCTGGGCTTCCCGGGGGCTGTTCGACCGAGCCCTGAACGTGGCGGAAGGGATCCAGGAGGCATGGAAGCAGGCATCGGCCTTTGGGGCCATTGCGGAAGCCATGGCCAGGGCCGGAATGTGGGAGCAAGCCCGCCGAACGGCAGAAGCAATCAAAGAGGCTGGGGAGCGGGCATGGGCCTTGGGGGCCATTGCGGAGGCCATGGCCAGGGCCGGAATGACCCAGCAGGCCCTTTGGGAGCAAGCCCGCCGAACGGCAGAAGCAATCAAAGAGCCACGGGAACGGGCAGAGGCCTTGGGGGCCATTGCGGAGGCCATGGCCAGAGCCGGAATGACCCAGCAGGCCCAGGAAGCCTTCCACCAAGCCCTCCAAACGGCAGAAGCAATCAAAGGGGCATGGGAACAGGCTTGGGCCTTGAGGGCCATTGCGGAGGCCATGGCCAGGGCCGGAATGACCCAGCAGGCCCTTTGGGAGCAAGCCCGCCGAACGGCAGAAGCAATCAAAGAGCCACGGGAGCGGGCATGGGCCTTGGGGGCCATCGCGGAAGCCATGGCCAGCGCCGGAATGACCCAGCAGGCCCAGGAAGCCTTCCACCAAGCCCTCCAAACGGCAGAAGCAATTAAAGAGGCTGGGGAGCGGGCATGGGCCTTGGGGGCCATTGCGGAGGCCATGGCCAGGGCCGGAATGACCCAGCAGGCCCAGGAAGCCTTCCACCAAGCCCTCCGAACGGCAGAAGCAATCGAAGAGCCACAGGAGCGGGCAAAGGCCTTGGGGACCATTGCGGAGGCCATGGCCAGGGCCGGAATGACCCAGCAGGCCCAGGAAGCCTTCCACCAAGCCCTCCAAACGGCAGAAGCAATCAAAGGGGCATGGGAACAGGCTTGGGCCTTGAGGGCCATTGCGGAGGCCATGGCCAGGGCCGGAATGACCCAGCAGGCCCTTTGGGAGCAAGCCCGCCGAACGGCAGAAGCAATCAAAGAGCCACGGGAACAGGCTTGGGCCTTGAGGGCCATCGCGGAAGCCATGGCCAGCGCCGGAATGTGGGAGCAAGCCCTCCGGACAGCAGAAGTAATCGAAAGGGCACGGGAGCGGGCAGAGGCCTTGGGAGCCATCGCGAAAGCCATGGCCAGCGCCGGAATGTGGGAGCAAGCCCGCCGAACGGCAGAAGCAATCAAAGAGCCACGGGAACAGGCTTGGGCCTTGAGGGCCATCGCGGAAGCCATGGCCAGCGCCGGAATGTGGGAGCAAGCCCTCCGGACAGCAGAAGTAATCGAAAGGGCACGGGAGCGGGCAGAGGCCTTGGGAGCCATCGCGAAAGCCATGGCCAGCGCCGGAATGTGGGAGCAAGCCCGCCGAACGGCAGAAGCAATCAAAGAGCCACGGGAACAGGCTTGGGCCTTGAGGGCCATCGCGGAAGCCATGGCCAGCGCCGGAATGTGGGAGCAAGCCCGCCAAACGGCAGAAGCAATCAAAGAGCCACGGGAACAGGCTTGGGCCTTGAGGGCCATCGCGGAAGCCATGGCCAGGGCCGGAATGACCCAGCAGGCCCAGGAAGCCTTCCACCAAGCCCTCCGAACGGCAGAAGCAACCGAAGAGCCACGGGAACAGGCTTGGGCCTTGTGGGCCATTGCGGAAGCCATGGCCAGCGCCGGAATGTGGGAGCAAGCCCGCCAAACGGCAGAAGCAATCAAAGAGCCACGGGAACAGGCTTGGGCCTTGGGGGCCATCGCGAAAGCCATGGCCAGCGCCGGAATGACCCAGCAGGCCCAGGAAGCCTTCCACAAAGCCCGCCGGACAGCAGAAGCAATCAAAGAGCCACGGGAACGGGCAGAGGCCTTGGGGGCCATCGCGGAAGCCATGGCCAGGGCCGGAATGTGGGAGCAAGCCCGCCGAACGGCAGAAGCAATCAAAGAGCCACGGGAACGGGCGGAGGCCTTGAGGGCCATTGCGGAAGCCATGGCCAGGGCCGGAATGACCCAGCAGGCCCTTTGGGAGCAAGCCCGCCGAACGGCAGAAGCAATCAAAGAGGCTGGGGAGCGGGCATGGGCCTTGAGGGCCATTGCGGAGGCCATGGCCAGGGCCGGAATGTGGGAGCAAGCCCGCCGAACGGCAGAAGCAGTCGAAGAGCCACAGGAGCGGGCAAAGGCCTTGGGGGCCATTGCGGAGGCCATGGCCAGGGCCGGAATGACCCAGCAGGCCCAGGAGGCCTTCCACCAAGCCCTCCAAACGGCAGAAGCAATCAAAGGGGCATGGGAACAGGCTTGGGCCTTGAGGGCCATTGCGGAGGCCATGGCCAGGGCCGGAATGACCCAGCAGGCCCTTTGGGAGCAAGCCCGCCGAACGGCAGAAGCAATCAAAGAGCCACGGGAACAGGCTTGGGCCTTGAGGGCCATCGCGGAAGCCATGGCCAGCGCCGGAATGTGGGAGCAAGCCCGCCAAACGGCAGAAGCAATCAAAGAGCTACGGGAACAGGCTTGGGCCTTGAGGGCCATTGCGGAAGCCATGGCCAGGGCCGGAATGTGGGAGCAAGCCCGCCAAACGGCAGAAGCAACCGAAGAGCCACGGGAACAGGCTTGGGCCTTGTGGGCCATTGCGGAAGCCATGGCCAGCGCCGGAATGTGGGAGCAAGCCCGCCAAACGGCAGAAGCAATCAAAGAGCCACGGGAACAGGCTTGGGCCTTGGGGGCCATCGCGAAAGCCATGGCCAGCGCCGGAATGACCCAGCAGGCCCAGGAAGCCTTCCACAAAGCCCGCCGGACAGCAGAAGCAATCAAAGAGCCACGGGAACGGGCAGAGGCCTTGGGGGCCATCGCGGAAGCCATGGCCAGGGCCGGAATGTGGGAGCAAGCCCGCCGAACGGCAGAAGCAATCAAAGAGCTACGGGAACGGGCGGAGGCCTTGGGGGCCATCGCGGAAGCCATGGCCAGGATCGGGGAAGCGGAGGGAGCGGCTGGCATCATGGAGCGAGAGATCGGGGCGCGGGAGCAAGGATTGCTCGCCGTCCTTCAGGCGCTGACCGAACGGGCGCAGGAAGAGGACGAAAAGAGCAAGCGGGTCTTCCTGCGGCTGCTCCCCCTGTGCGGCTGGTCGCTGGAGCTGGCCTATTCCGCCTGCGGGCTGCTGGCCCGGCTCTACCCGCACCAGGCGGAAGGGATCGCCCGGGCGATCCGCGGCATGCCGCCCGCGGCGTAGATCCCCGGGGTTCGAAGGGAAGATCCGGCCGGGCGATCCATCGCCGCATCGAGGCTCCCCGCCTTCGGCCGCGCCGGTTGGCCGGACCGCCGTCCAGGGGGCTTCGGGGGAAGGCGATGGGCCGCGGGCCGGGCCGAACCCGCCCCGGCCTTCCCGAGGTCCGAACCCCGGCGCGGCGCGCCGGGGCCTTCCAGACATGCAGGACAACTGTGAGCAGTTGCCCCGCATGCGGAAAAGCCGGAGCGCCCCGGCGCCGCGCGCGGGTGTGTCCTGATTTTGTCGGGCCCGGCCGCCTTGTAGGACAACCGCAAGCAGTTGTCCTACGATCTTGGGACACACCCCCGCGCGCCGGGCCCCCTTGACAAAATCGAAAACCCGGATATATTTAGAGCCAAACTGAGGGAGCCGCCCCTGCTCTATGGAACGCCGAACGCTGTGGATGGCGTGCATCAAAAAAGCCGCTGCGCCTCCAGGCCCGGACGGTAGTCCGGTCCTGACGTAGCGGCTTTCTCATCCGTCAGGATCCTCACCCCCAGACTGCCGTCCGGCGGCCTGGGGGTTTTCTTTTTGCCCCAAACCCAGGCGAAGGAGGTGCGCGATGGCCCAGGCGATGTGTCCGGAGTGCGCGGCCGGCGTGCCGCTGCGGGAGGACGTCATGCTCCACGAGTTCCTCACCTGCCCCGAGTGCGGGACCGCCCTGGAGGTGGTCTCCCTCTCCCCGCTGACCCTCGACCGGGCGCCCCAGGTGGAAGAGGACTGGGGGGAGTGAGCGATGCGGATCGCCATATTCTGCTCGCTGGTGCGCACGGAGGAGAAGTGGCTGCTGGAGGCGCTCCGACGCCGGGGGGCGGAGGTCGAGGTCCTCCACGATCGCTCCGCCGTCCTGGAGGTCGGCGCAGGGGAGCGCTGGCGCCGGTTCGACGCCGTGCTGATGCGCTCCCTCAGCCACTGGCAGGCCTTCCACGCCGCCCGGCTGCTGGAAGACCTGGGGCTGCCGGTGATCAACCCCTCCGCGGTGATCCACACCTGCTCCGACAAGCTCCTCACCACCGCCGCCCTGGTCCGGGCCGGGATCCCCACCCCTCGGGTGAAGGTCGCCTTCTCCCCCGAAGGCGCCCTGCAGGCCATCGAGGAAATGGGCTACCCGGTGGTCCTGAAGCCGGTGCTGGGCTCCTGGGGCCGGCTGCTGGCCCGGGTGAACGATCGCGACGCCGCGGAGGCCCTCCTGGAGCACAAGGAGACCCTGGGGGGCTTCGCCCACGGCGTCTACTACATCCAGGAATACATCCCCAAGCCGGGGCGGGACATCCGGGCCTTCGTGGTGGGCGGGGAGACGGTCGCCGCGATCTACCGGACCTCGGCGCACTGGATCACCAACACGGCCCGGGGCGGGCGCGCCCTCAACTGCCCCATCACCCCGGAGCTGGCGGCGCTCTGCGCCCGGGCCGCGGCCGCAGTCGGCGGCGGGGTGCTGGCCCTGGACCTCTTCGAGGATCCGCAACGGGGGCTGCTGGTCAACGAGATCAACCACTCCATGGAGTTCCGCAACTCCGTGGAGCCCACCGGGGTGGACATCCCGGGGGCGGTGGCGGACTTTGTGCTCCGGGTGGCCCGGGAGGGCTGGGCCGCGGCCCACCGCGCCCTTCCCCAGGAGGTCGGGCAATGGAACGGGTCCGCGTCAGCATCGTAGGCGCCTCGGGATACGTGGGCGGGGAGCTGCTGCGCCTGCTGCTCCGGCATCCTTACGTGGAGATCGCCCAGGTCACCTCGGAGTCCCATGCCGGGGAGCCGGTGCATCGCGTGCACCCGCACCTGCGCAAGGCGACGGGGCTGACGTTCTGCCGCATGGCGGATCTGAAGCCCTGCGATATCCTCTTCATCGCCCTCCCCCATGGCCAGGTGGCGCCCCGCATCGAGGCCTTCGCGGCCCTGGCTCCTGTCCTCGTGGACCTCTCCGCCGATTTCCGGCTCCGCCGGCCGGAGGACTACGCCCGCTGGTATGGCCATCCCCACCCCCATCCGGAGTGGCTGTCCCGCTTCGTCTACGGCCTGCCGGAGCGCTACCGGGCGGAGCTGCGCGGGGCCCGCGCCATCAGCGGGGTCGGCTGCAACGCGACCGCCGCCATCCTGGCCCTCTGGCCCCTGGTCCGGGCCGACCTGCTCGACCCGGAGCGGCCGGTGATCGTGGACATCCAGGCCGCTTCCTCGGAGGCCGGGCGCGAGCCGAACCCGGGCTCCCATCACCCGGAGCGCCACGGGGCGATCCGCCCCTACGCCCCCGTCCAGCACCGGCACACCGCCGAGGTCCGCCAGGCCCTCGGCCGCGAGGGGGTGGTCCTCTCCCTCACCGCCGTGGACGCCGTGCGGGGGGTGCTGGCGATCGCCCACGCCTGGCCCCGGGATCGCATCGCCGAGCCGGAGCTGTGGCGGATCTACCGGGCCGCTTACAGCGAGGAGCCCTTCATCCGCCTGGTGAAGGATCGTCAGGGCGTGCACCGGCTGCCGGATCCCAAGGCGGTGGTGGGGAGCAACTTCGCGGACGTCGGGTTCGCGGTGGAGGAGGAGACGGGACGGATCGTGGCCCTGTGCGCCCTTGACAACCTGATGAAAGGCGCGGCGGGCTCCGCCGTCCAGTCCCTCAACGTCGCCATGGGCTGGCCGGAGACGGCCGGCCTGGATCTGATCCCCGTGTATCCCGCGTGAGGGGAGGCGGAAGGATGTGGGTGATCAAGCTGGGAGGGAACGCGGCGGTGAACGCGGAGGCGGTGCTGGAGGAGCTGGCCGCCTGGGCCCGGGAGGGCCGGCGCTGGGTGCTGGTCCACGGGATCTCGGCCGAGGCCGACGCGCTGGGGGAGGCCCTGGGCCATCCGCCCCGCTACATCACCTCGGCCTCGGGCTTCACCAGCCGATACACCGACGCCCGCACCCGGGACATCCTGCTGATGGCCTACGGCCGGGCGAACGCCCATCTGGTGGCCGCCCTCCACCGGCGCGGCGTCCCGGCCATCGGCCTGCGGGGGATCGACGGCGGGTTGCTCCGGGCCCGGCGGAAGGAGGCCCTGCGGGTGCGGGAGGGCGAGCGGATCCTGATCCTGCGGGGGGATTACTCCGGCACCCCCTCCGGGGTGAACGAGAGGCTCCTGCGCGCCCTGCTGGATCAGGGGCTCTACCCGGTGATCGCCCCGATGGGGCTGACGCCGGATGGGGAGATCGTCAATGTGGATGGGGATCGGGCGGCGGCGGCCCTGGCGGCCGCCCTGAGCGCGGAGGGCCTGATCTTCGTCACCGGGGCGCCGGGGTTGCTCCGGGCCTTCCCCGATGAATCCACCCGGGTGCCGCGATTGACCCTCCCGGAGCTGGAAGCGGCGATGGCCTGGGCCCAGGGCCGGATGCGCCACAAGCTGCTGGCCGCCCGCGAGGCCCTGACGGGCGGCGTGCCGCAGGTCCTCCTGGCCGATGGCCGGCGGCCCGCCCCCCTCGCCGCGGCCCTGAACGGGAACGGCACCCGAATCGATGCCGACGGGCACGGGCGGGTCGAATGAGGCGGGTCGAATGAATTCGACCTCAAAGGGCCTTCGGCCAGCGTCGGCTTGTGCGCCGAATGAATTCGGCCTCCAGAGGCCTTCGGCCGACGGTCGGCTTTATGCGTCGAATGAATTCGACCTTGAAGGGCCTTTGGCCAACGGTCGGCCTGCGCCGACCGAAAAATACTCTCCGCGTCGGCGAAGGCCGACGCCTGGCGCGTAGCACCTGAGAAGGCCGATTTCAATCGGCGCGAAGGCCTCCGGCCAGCGGTCGGCTTGTCCGCCGAATGAATTCGGCCTCCAAAGGCCTCCGGCCGACGGTCGGCCTGCGCCGACCGGAAAGGCATTCCTTGCGTCGGCGAAGGCCGACGCCCGGCGCGTAGCGCCTGAGAAGGCCGATTTCAATCGGCGCGAAGGCCTTCGGCCAGCGGTCGGCTTTATGCGTCGAATGAATTCGACCTTGAGGGCCTTCGGCCAACGGTCGGCCTACGCCGACCGGAAAGGCATTCCTTGCGTCGGCGAAGGCCGACGCCCGGCGCGTAGCGCCTCAGAAGGCCGATTTCAATCGGCGCGAAGGCCTCCGGCCAGCGGTCGGCATGCACGCCGAATGAATTCGGCCTCCAGAGGCCTTCGGCCGACGGTCGGCCTGCGCCGACCGAGAAAAACCCTTTGCGTCGGCGGAGGCCGACGCCTGGCGCGCAGCGCCTTGGAAGGCCGATTTCAATCGGCGCAAAGGCCGACGCCCGGCGCGAAAGCGCCTGCCGCCCACCCAGGCCGATTCCCATC is drawn from Thermoflexus hugenholtzii and contains these coding sequences:
- the lysW gene encoding lysine biosynthesis protein LysW, yielding MAQAMCPECAAGVPLREDVMLHEFLTCPECGTALEVVSLSPLTLDRAPQVEEDWGE
- the lysX gene encoding lysine biosynthesis protein LysX, with translation MRIAIFCSLVRTEEKWLLEALRRRGAEVEVLHDRSAVLEVGAGERWRRFDAVLMRSLSHWQAFHAARLLEDLGLPVINPSAVIHTCSDKLLTTAALVRAGIPTPRVKVAFSPEGALQAIEEMGYPVVLKPVLGSWGRLLARVNDRDAAEALLEHKETLGGFAHGVYYIQEYIPKPGRDIRAFVVGGETVAAIYRTSAHWITNTARGGRALNCPITPELAALCARAAAAVGGGVLALDLFEDPQRGLLVNEINHSMEFRNSVEPTGVDIPGAVADFVLRVAREGWAAAHRALPQEVGQWNGSASAS
- the argC gene encoding N-acetyl-gamma-glutamyl-phosphate reductase, whose translation is MERVRVSIVGASGYVGGELLRLLLRHPYVEIAQVTSESHAGEPVHRVHPHLRKATGLTFCRMADLKPCDILFIALPHGQVAPRIEAFAALAPVLVDLSADFRLRRPEDYARWYGHPHPHPEWLSRFVYGLPERYRAELRGARAISGVGCNATAAILALWPLVRADLLDPERPVIVDIQAASSEAGREPNPGSHHPERHGAIRPYAPVQHRHTAEVRQALGREGVVLSLTAVDAVRGVLAIAHAWPRDRIAEPELWRIYRAAYSEEPFIRLVKDRQGVHRLPDPKAVVGSNFADVGFAVEEETGRIVALCALDNLMKGAAGSAVQSLNVAMGWPETAGLDLIPVYPA
- a CDS encoding [LysW]-aminoadipate kinase, producing MWVIKLGGNAAVNAEAVLEELAAWAREGRRWVLVHGISAEADALGEALGHPPRYITSASGFTSRYTDARTRDILLMAYGRANAHLVAALHRRGVPAIGLRGIDGGLLRARRKEALRVREGERILILRGDYSGTPSGVNERLLRALLDQGLYPVIAPMGLTPDGEIVNVDGDRAAAALAAALSAEGLIFVTGAPGLLRAFPDESTRVPRLTLPELEAAMAWAQGRMRHKLLAAREALTGGVPQVLLADGRRPAPLAAALNGNGTRIDADGHGRVE